The following are from one region of the Polaribacter marinaquae genome:
- a CDS encoding PorP/SprF family type IX secretion system membrane protein, with translation MKFTSIKICLLFIVLFSIKNQAQETLPIYTDYLSDNVFLVHPSAAGIGNSSKLRLTARQQWIGVPNAPALQTVSFHTKFGEESNAGYGLVLFNDKNGFHSQQGMQGAYAYHLPMSTSKMFQQLSFGLAFSFVQNQSDQRTFSGDRPGVVSQIIESTSYYNADFSLAYHRGGLSSYFTVKNLFLTAKNNLNVQEPLDLRNYILSVGYYFGQERFVQFEPSVMLQIREGTKERIADLNFKAYKTFKNTQFWAALSYRRNFDASSEDNSSYISPLIGVNYKNLMFSYTHTKQLNDVLFAENGFHQISIGFNLWTREPRGAACPNINASYGSF, from the coding sequence ATGAAGTTTACAAGTATTAAAATCTGTCTTTTATTTATTGTTTTATTTTCAATAAAAAACCAAGCACAAGAAACGTTACCAATTTATACAGATTACTTATCAGATAATGTTTTTTTAGTACACCCTTCAGCAGCAGGTATTGGTAATTCTAGTAAATTAAGATTAACTGCAAGACAACAATGGATTGGTGTACCAAATGCACCTGCATTACAAACGGTAAGTTTTCATACCAAATTTGGCGAAGAATCGAATGCTGGTTATGGTTTGGTTTTATTTAATGATAAAAACGGATTTCACTCTCAGCAAGGTATGCAAGGTGCTTATGCTTATCATTTACCAATGAGCACGAGTAAAATGTTTCAACAATTATCTTTTGGTTTGGCTTTTTCTTTTGTACAAAACCAATCAGATCAAAGAACATTTTCTGGAGATAGACCAGGTGTTGTTAGTCAAATTATAGAAAGTACAAGTTACTATAATGCAGATTTTAGTTTAGCTTATCACAGAGGAGGTTTGTCTTCTTATTTTACAGTTAAAAACTTATTCTTAACAGCAAAAAACAATTTGAATGTTCAAGAACCTTTAGATTTAAGAAATTATATTTTATCCGTTGGTTATTATTTCGGACAAGAAAGATTTGTACAATTTGAACCTTCTGTAATGTTGCAAATAAGAGAAGGAACTAAAGAAAGAATTGCAGATCTAAATTTTAAAGCCTACAAAACTTTTAAAAACACGCAATTTTGGGCAGCACTATCTTATAGAAGAAATTTTGATGCTAGTAGCGAAGATAACTCTTCTTACATCTCGCCTTTAATTGGTGTAAATTATAAGAATTTGATGTTTTCTTACACGCATACAAAGCAATTAAACGATGTATTATTCGCAGAGAATGGATTTCATCAAATTTCTATAGGTTTTAACCTATGGACAAGAGAACCAAGAGGTGCAGCTTGCCCTAATATAAATGCAAGTTACGGTAGCTTTTAG
- the murI gene encoding glutamate racemase — translation MISNNNPIGFFDSGVGGTSILKEVITLLPFENTIYLSDSKNAPYGQKTKEEIIALCIKNTEFLLAKNCKIIVVACNTATTNAIDFLRDKYAIPFIGIEPAIKPAALITKTKIIGILATKGTLNSTLFEKTSKTISKDITIKETIGKGLVELIEAGKLHSEEMNDLLLQYLNPMIKNDIDSLVLGCTHYPYLIPQIRKIVGSKIKIIDSGEAVAKQTKAILEKNNLIKKDAKKASHFIYINKDKTALKNLIVNDGIEVIEKDF, via the coding sequence ATGATATCTAACAATAATCCTATTGGTTTTTTTGATTCTGGTGTTGGTGGCACATCAATATTAAAAGAAGTGATAACGCTTTTGCCTTTTGAAAATACAATCTATCTTTCCGATAGTAAAAATGCTCCTTACGGTCAAAAAACCAAAGAAGAAATTATTGCATTGTGTATTAAAAATACTGAATTTTTATTAGCTAAAAATTGTAAAATAATTGTTGTTGCTTGTAATACTGCCACAACAAATGCAATTGATTTTTTAAGAGACAAATATGCAATTCCTTTTATAGGGATAGAACCTGCTATAAAACCCGCTGCTTTAATTACAAAAACTAAAATTATAGGAATTTTAGCAACAAAAGGAACGCTAAACAGTACTTTGTTTGAGAAAACATCTAAAACTATATCTAAAGATATTACGATTAAAGAAACGATAGGTAAAGGACTTGTAGAACTAATAGAAGCCGGAAAATTACATTCAGAAGAAATGAATGATCTACTTCTTCAATACCTGAATCCTATGATTAAAAATGATATCGATTCTTTGGTGCTTGGTTGTACTCATTACCCTTATTTAATACCTCAAATTAGAAAAATTGTTGGATCTAAAATTAAAATTATAGATTCTGGCGAAGCAGTTGCCAAACAAACGAAAGCTATTTTAGAGAAAAACAATCTAATTAAAAAAGATGCTAAAAAAGCATCTCATTTTATTTACATCAACAAAGATAAGACTGCATTAAAGAATTTAATTGTTAATGATGGTATAGAAGTAATAGAAAAAGATTTCTAA
- a CDS encoding OmpH family outer membrane protein — MKNFKTLLLIAVFTLGVAGVANAQKIGHVDYQRVIDNMPETRALSTTLEKLGKSYQNEIEGLKKKLEAKVQKYTAEQATQTEATNKQRAQEVQVDKARFDQAQQAAYQEMQKKQADGLKPIVEKAEKAIESAAASKGILYVLDAKSLIVKKGEDLYSAVKAKLGLLKDLPKPQQARQ, encoded by the coding sequence ATGAAAAATTTTAAAACATTACTATTAATTGCTGTATTTACTTTAGGAGTAGCTGGTGTTGCGAATGCACAAAAAATAGGTCATGTAGATTACCAAAGAGTTATAGATAATATGCCAGAAACAAGAGCATTATCTACTACTTTAGAAAAGTTAGGTAAATCGTACCAAAATGAAATTGAAGGTTTAAAGAAAAAGTTAGAAGCTAAAGTTCAAAAATATACTGCTGAGCAAGCAACACAAACAGAAGCTACTAACAAGCAAAGAGCACAAGAAGTACAAGTAGACAAGGCAAGATTTGACCAAGCACAACAAGCTGCTTACCAAGAAATGCAAAAGAAACAAGCAGATGGTTTAAAGCCAATTGTAGAAAAAGCTGAAAAAGCAATTGAATCTGCTGCTGCATCTAAAGGAATTTTATATGTTCTTGATGCTAAAAGTTTAATCGTAAAAAAGGGAGAAGATTTATATAGTGCTGTAAAAGCTAAATTAGGTTTATTAAAAGATTTACCAAAGCCACAACAAGCAAGACAATAA
- a CDS encoding OmpH family outer membrane protein, which translates to MKKIFLFTVLLFTVSISCAQRNQIIAYIDMEYILENVPEYLEAQNTLDEKVVKWRQKLDKEARFIEVLKTDLANEKAILTKDLIEEKEEEIALKQDELRRLESLYFGPKGDMFLLRKQLVKPIQDQVYNAIQSISARKKYDFVFDKSSELVMLYSNKKYDISDLVLATIDRTRLVDQKNAKKKQASAPKELTDKQKTAIAKKEAAIAKKLSDKEAKQKLAEERRQALLKKRDEKRELLRKKKEALRKKKEDAKKEQEKQENNN; encoded by the coding sequence ATGAAAAAAATATTTTTATTTACAGTTCTTTTATTTACAGTTAGTATTTCTTGCGCTCAAAGAAATCAAATTATTGCCTACATAGATATGGAATACATTCTAGAAAATGTTCCTGAATATCTAGAAGCACAAAATACTTTAGACGAAAAAGTAGTAAAGTGGAGACAAAAATTAGATAAAGAAGCAAGATTTATTGAAGTACTAAAAACTGATTTAGCAAACGAAAAAGCTATTCTTACAAAAGATCTTATAGAAGAAAAAGAAGAAGAAATAGCATTAAAACAAGACGAATTAAGAAGATTAGAATCTTTGTATTTTGGACCTAAAGGTGATATGTTTTTATTAAGAAAACAATTAGTAAAACCTATACAAGACCAAGTTTACAATGCAATACAAAGTATTTCTGCTAGAAAAAAATACGATTTTGTTTTTGATAAATCTAGTGAATTAGTAATGCTATATTCAAATAAAAAATACGATATTAGCGACCTCGTTTTAGCAACTATTGATAGAACAAGGTTAGTAGATCAAAAAAATGCTAAAAAGAAGCAAGCAAGTGCGCCAAAAGAATTAACAGATAAACAAAAAACTGCAATCGCTAAAAAAGAAGCAGCAATTGCAAAAAAACTATCTGATAAAGAAGCGAAGCAAAAATTAGCAGAAGAAAGAAGACAAGCACTGTTAAAGAAAAGAGACGAAAAAAGAGAGTTGCTTAGAAAAAAGAAAGAAGCGCTTAGAAAGAAAAAAGAAGACGCAAAGAAAGAGCAAGAAAAACAAGAGAATAATAATTAA
- the bamA gene encoding outer membrane protein assembly factor BamA, with amino-acid sequence MKLFSAAIVFTALFSTYSANAQVKKDSISIIKKDTISTKKASFVKGQEYILGGITVTGLQKFSEETVRVFTGLRYGQTIKLPGDKLTSAIKKLYESDQFSDVDVYLAKIDGNTVYLQLDVQELPQLNQVKINGIKKSKAKELLKETELKLGKMVTDNLLVTSKNYFRKKYTDKGFLKTKVSLDVQKDTSDINIVNMSVFIDKGKKIKIKDINFNGNDAISNKKLRGAMKNTKEKFFGRFWKGSKYIEEDYQEDLESILDLYSRQGYRDARILKEGISWNDDNTIDINIDLEEGRQYRFAEILFVGNKEYTDEQLQQVLRIEKGDIYNGAVLKERVSGDGSPTSFDISSEYQNNGYLFSQINAVETKVENDSITVEIRIREDEKARIKKVTVSGNDKTNDHVIFRELRVKPGDLFSRREIIRSIREIGQLGFFDQNVTPDVTPNYGDKTTDINFNVIEKGGSQIELQGGYGGGSFIGTLGLSFNNFSIKNIFNKEAYKPLPTGDGQKLSLRLQSSRTFNTYSFSFTEPWFGGKTPKSLSFSIYQSNQFQLDPQTFDVDRSRKLGITGASIGLGQRLKWPDDFFQLSQTISYQSFQLKNYGFRVGDNVLDNGTLNNLSYNINLTRNSSGPSLIFPTYGSEFSFGIKATLPYSLFTDKDYNQPDNLTAEEQNDFLADKYKWLEYYKLNAKGKWYTSFTDKLVLMTNAEMGFLGFYSDKLGQTPFERYFVGGDGIAQFQLDGRETVGLRGYENNRLSSISGGTIYNKFQLELRYSITDSPSASIYTLGFLEAGNSYDNFRTFNPFNVKRSAGLGVRIFMPAFGLLGIDFAHGFDPLPGQIEKSGWQTHFIIGRQF; translated from the coding sequence ATGAAATTATTTTCTGCAGCAATAGTGTTTACAGCACTATTTTCTACTTACAGCGCAAATGCTCAAGTTAAAAAAGATAGTATATCTATAATTAAAAAGGATACCATATCCACTAAAAAAGCTTCGTTCGTTAAAGGACAAGAATACATTTTAGGCGGTATTACTGTAACTGGTCTTCAAAAATTTAGCGAAGAAACAGTTCGAGTTTTTACAGGATTAAGATACGGGCAGACAATAAAATTGCCTGGAGACAAGCTTACAAGTGCTATTAAAAAACTTTATGAAAGTGACCAATTTAGTGATGTAGATGTCTATTTAGCAAAAATTGATGGTAATACAGTATACCTGCAATTAGATGTACAAGAATTACCTCAGCTAAATCAAGTTAAAATAAACGGAATTAAGAAGTCTAAAGCCAAAGAACTTTTAAAAGAAACCGAATTAAAACTTGGTAAAATGGTAACAGATAACTTGTTAGTTACCTCTAAAAATTATTTCAGAAAAAAATATACAGATAAAGGATTCTTAAAAACAAAAGTATCTTTAGATGTTCAAAAAGATACTTCGGATATTAATATCGTAAACATGTCTGTGTTTATAGATAAAGGGAAAAAAATTAAAATTAAAGATATCAACTTTAATGGAAATGACGCTATTTCAAATAAAAAATTAAGAGGTGCCATGAAAAACACCAAAGAGAAATTTTTTGGTCGTTTCTGGAAAGGATCTAAATATATAGAAGAAGATTATCAAGAAGATTTAGAAAGCATTTTAGATCTTTATAGCAGACAAGGTTATAGAGATGCTCGTATTTTAAAAGAAGGAATTTCTTGGAATGATGATAATACAATAGACATTAATATCGATTTAGAAGAAGGTAGACAATATCGTTTTGCAGAAATATTATTTGTTGGAAATAAAGAGTATACAGACGAGCAATTACAGCAAGTCTTAAGGATTGAAAAAGGAGACATTTATAACGGTGCTGTTTTAAAAGAACGTGTTAGCGGAGACGGAAGCCCTACTTCTTTTGATATTTCTTCGGAATACCAAAACAACGGTTACTTATTCTCTCAAATTAATGCAGTAGAAACTAAAGTAGAAAACGATTCTATTACAGTAGAAATTAGAATTAGAGAAGACGAAAAAGCAAGAATTAAAAAGGTTACTGTTTCTGGTAATGACAAAACAAATGATCATGTAATTTTTAGAGAATTACGTGTAAAACCAGGAGATTTATTTAGTAGAAGAGAAATTATTAGATCTATTAGAGAAATAGGTCAGTTAGGATTTTTTGATCAAAATGTAACACCTGATGTAACGCCAAATTACGGAGATAAAACTACAGACATCAATTTTAACGTAATTGAAAAAGGTGGTAGTCAAATAGAATTACAAGGTGGTTATGGTGGTGGTTCTTTTATAGGAACATTAGGTTTATCTTTTAACAACTTTTCTATAAAAAACATTTTTAATAAAGAAGCTTACAAACCATTACCAACCGGTGACGGTCAAAAATTATCTTTAAGACTTCAATCTAGTAGAACTTTTAACACATATAGTTTTTCTTTTACAGAGCCATGGTTTGGTGGTAAAACTCCAAAATCTTTATCATTTTCTATTTATCAATCAAATCAGTTTCAGTTAGACCCTCAAACTTTTGATGTAGACAGAAGTAGAAAACTAGGTATTACAGGTGCTTCTATTGGTTTAGGACAACGTTTAAAATGGCCAGATGATTTCTTTCAGTTATCACAAACAATTTCTTACCAAAGTTTTCAATTAAAAAATTATGGTTTTAGAGTTGGAGACAATGTTTTAGACAATGGTACATTAAATAACTTATCTTATAATATTAACTTAACAAGAAATTCTTCAGGACCAAGTTTAATTTTCCCAACTTATGGTTCAGAATTTTCTTTCGGAATTAAAGCGACACTTCCATATTCTTTATTCACAGATAAAGATTACAATCAACCAGATAATTTAACTGCAGAAGAGCAAAATGACTTTTTAGCAGATAAATATAAGTGGTTAGAATACTATAAATTAAACGCTAAAGGTAAATGGTATACTTCTTTTACAGATAAATTAGTGTTGATGACGAATGCTGAAATGGGATTCTTAGGATTTTATAGTGATAAACTAGGTCAAACACCATTTGAACGTTACTTTGTTGGTGGAGACGGTATAGCTCAATTTCAGTTAGACGGTAGAGAAACAGTAGGTTTAAGAGGGTATGAAAACAACAGATTATCTTCTATTTCTGGAGGTACTATTTATAATAAATTTCAATTAGAATTAAGGTATTCTATTACAGATTCACCATCTGCATCTATTTATACTTTAGGTTTCTTAGAAGCTGGTAACTCTTATGACAATTTTAGAACATTTAATCCGTTTAACGTAAAAAGATCAGCTGGTTTAGGTGTAAGAATTTTTATGCCTGCATTTGGTTTATTAGGTATCGATTTTGCTCATGGGTTCGATCCATTACCTGGTCAAATAGAAAAATCTGGTTGGCAAACACATTTTATTATCGGAAGACAATTCTAA
- a CDS encoding isoprenyl transferase — translation MDKKLRIDLQRVPKHVAIIMDGNGRWAKGKGMNRIFGHRNALNAVRDSVEAAAEINIEAITLYAFSTENWNRPKLEVDSLMTLLVNSLKKELPTFMKNGVKVNAVGLITSLPKKAQKALKEVFEETKNNSRIVLTLALSYGSREEIVNTIKNISKKVVNKELNLEEIDENTINNHLYTFNLPDVDLMIRTSGEQRISNFLLWQLAYAELYFTDVLWPDFRKEHFYDAIIDYQNRERRFGKTSEQITE, via the coding sequence ATGGATAAAAAACTACGTATCGATTTACAAAGAGTTCCAAAACACGTTGCCATAATTATGGATGGTAATGGACGATGGGCAAAAGGTAAAGGAATGAATAGGATTTTTGGTCATAGAAATGCACTTAACGCAGTAAGAGACTCTGTTGAAGCTGCAGCAGAAATTAATATAGAAGCAATTACTTTATACGCTTTTTCTACAGAAAACTGGAACAGACCAAAATTAGAAGTAGACTCATTAATGACTTTATTAGTTAATTCTTTAAAAAAGGAATTACCAACTTTCATGAAAAACGGAGTTAAGGTAAATGCTGTTGGATTGATAACAAGTCTTCCTAAAAAAGCACAAAAAGCTCTTAAAGAAGTATTTGAAGAGACAAAAAACAATTCTAGAATCGTATTAACTTTGGCTTTAAGTTATGGTTCTAGAGAAGAAATTGTTAATACAATTAAAAATATATCTAAAAAAGTTGTTAATAAAGAACTTAATTTAGAAGAAATAGATGAAAATACTATAAATAATCATTTATATACATTTAATTTGCCGGACGTTGATTTAATGATAAGAACTAGCGGAGAACAACGCATTAGTAACTTCTTATTGTGGCAGTTGGCATATGCCGAACTATATTTTACAGATGTACTTTGGCCAGATTTTAGAAAAGAGCATTTTTATGATGCAATTATAGATTACCAGAATAGAGAACGAAGATTTGGAAAAACAAGCGAACAAATTACAGAATAA
- a CDS encoding DUF6089 family protein: protein MKKSILFIVFFSLSAIMFGQVYEIGVSLGGTNYVGDVGRTNYIYPNQLAGNAFFKYNYNPRIAFKGTLSYLPIKGNDKNADTDFRRNRGLNFTNTIGEIALGMEFNFYEYDISSENKTWTPYILIELAAFNYSYIREQTTAGEDLFDKKTSFAIPIGLGFKSKLSGNFAFSIESKFRYTFEDDLDYLTEDNLNYNIEGNSNDWYMFTGVSLIYTFGRPACYTQGF from the coding sequence ATGAAAAAAAGTATTTTATTTATCGTATTTTTTAGCCTATCTGCAATTATGTTTGGGCAAGTGTATGAAATTGGTGTTTCTTTAGGAGGCACAAATTACGTTGGTGATGTTGGTAGAACCAATTACATATACCCTAATCAATTAGCAGGTAACGCTTTTTTTAAATATAATTATAATCCTAGAATTGCTTTTAAAGGCACACTTTCTTATTTACCAATTAAAGGAAATGATAAGAATGCAGATACAGATTTTAGAAGAAATAGAGGATTAAATTTTACAAATACAATAGGTGAAATTGCTTTAGGAATGGAGTTTAATTTTTATGAATATGATATTTCATCAGAAAATAAAACTTGGACACCATACATTTTAATTGAGCTTGCAGCTTTTAATTACTCTTATATTAGAGAACAAACTACTGCAGGAGAAGATCTTTTTGATAAAAAAACATCTTTTGCGATACCAATAGGTTTGGGCTTTAAGTCTAAATTAAGTGGTAATTTTGCATTTTCTATAGAAAGTAAATTTAGATATACTTTTGAAGATGATTTAGATTATCTAACAGAAGACAATTTAAATTACAATATAGAAGGTAATAGTAATGATTGGTATATGTTTACCGGAGTATCTTTAATTTATACTTTTGGTAGACCCGCTTGTTACACACAAGGATTTTAA
- a CDS encoding NAD kinase codes for MKKVAVYGQSYSISAEKEIQILLKILEENNIECFIEEKFYNLLVEGTILDNKYKTFSHFRDLNNSFDLMFTLGGDGTILRAVTYIRDLDIPLLGINTGRLGFLATINKNTINESVELILKEEYTTQERTLLAVKTAPETKEFSELNFALNEVTIARKNTTSMIGVTTNLNNEYLTNYWADGLIIATPTGSTGYSLSCNGPVISPDSKNLVITPIAPHNLNARSMVISDQTSIQLEVDSREKDFLISLDSRITTVSENTKVFIEKAPFTIKSIIPNNQSFLQTLRSKLLWGEDTRNATNL; via the coding sequence TTGAAAAAAGTAGCAGTTTACGGCCAATCATATTCTATATCAGCAGAAAAAGAAATTCAAATTCTCTTAAAGATTTTAGAAGAAAATAATATCGAATGCTTTATTGAAGAAAAGTTTTACAACTTGCTTGTAGAAGGAACAATTCTTGATAATAAATACAAAACATTTTCTCATTTTAGAGATTTAAACAATTCTTTCGATTTGATGTTTACACTTGGCGGAGACGGCACAATTTTAAGAGCTGTAACCTACATTAGAGATTTAGACATTCCGCTTTTAGGTATTAATACAGGTCGATTAGGTTTTTTGGCAACCATCAACAAAAACACAATTAACGAAAGTGTAGAGTTAATTTTAAAAGAAGAATATACAACTCAAGAAAGAACTCTTTTAGCTGTTAAAACGGCACCCGAAACAAAAGAATTTTCTGAACTTAATTTTGCTTTAAACGAAGTTACAATTGCTAGAAAAAACACAACTTCTATGATTGGTGTAACAACCAATCTTAACAACGAATACTTAACAAATTACTGGGCAGATGGTTTAATTATAGCAACGCCAACAGGCTCTACTGGTTACTCTTTAAGTTGCAATGGCCCTGTGATTTCTCCGGATTCTAAAAACTTAGTAATTACACCAATTGCACCACACAATTTAAATGCAAGATCGATGGTAATTTCAGACCAAACTTCGATACAATTAGAAGTAGATTCAAGAGAAAAAGACTTTTTAATTTCATTAGATTCTAGAATTACAACAGTTTCCGAAAACACAAAAGTTTTTATAGAAAAAGCACCATTCACCATAAAAAGTATCATTCCAAATAATCAATCTTTTTTACAAACTCTTAGAAGCAAATTGCTTTGGGGAGAAGACACAAGAAACGCAACAAATCTTTAA
- a CDS encoding CBS domain-containing protein, with product MNITDYILNEIKPLSLKSSVKAAQKLFDNFPITHFAVVENNKILGCFAQDDIQTIENKSDELVGYAHLLNSFFADEKATVLELLKIFADNDTTIIPVLNKEKEYIGYYDLCDVLDVFSTSPFMIEDSETLIIEKNENDYSMSEVSQIVESNGGKLLGLYVSEKNQGNVQVTLKIKAEDINEVMHTFRRYDYKIISTHENDIYLEDLKNRSDYLQKYLEM from the coding sequence ATGAATATTACAGACTATATACTAAATGAAATAAAGCCTTTAAGCTTAAAAAGCAGTGTAAAGGCTGCACAAAAATTGTTCGATAATTTTCCGATAACACATTTTGCCGTCGTAGAAAATAATAAGATTTTAGGATGTTTTGCGCAAGACGACATACAAACAATAGAAAATAAATCTGACGAATTAGTTGGTTATGCACATTTGTTAAATTCTTTTTTTGCCGATGAAAAAGCAACAGTTTTAGAACTTTTAAAGATTTTTGCTGATAATGACACAACGATTATTCCGGTGCTTAATAAAGAAAAGGAATATATTGGTTATTACGATTTATGTGATGTTTTAGATGTTTTTTCTACAAGTCCTTTTATGATAGAAGACAGTGAAACTTTAATTATCGAAAAAAATGAAAATGATTATTCGATGAGCGAAGTATCGCAAATAGTAGAATCTAATGGCGGTAAATTATTAGGTTTATATGTTTCTGAGAAAAATCAAGGCAATGTACAAGTAACTTTAAAAATTAAAGCAGAAGACATCAATGAAGTTATGCATACCTTTAGACGTTATGACTATAAAATAATTTCTACGCATGAAAACGATATTTATTTAGAAGATTTAAAAAACAGGTCTGATTATTTACAGAAATATCTCGAAATGTAA
- a CDS encoding pyridoxine 5'-phosphate synthase, with product MTKLSVNINKIATLRNSRGGNVPNLLKVAADIESFGGQGITIHPRPDERHIKYQDARDLVSVVKTEYNIEGNPIQSFIDLVLETKPTQVTLVPDAIDAITSNAGWDTIKHQSYLKEVIQEFQQNGIRTSIFIDTDLKLIEAAAKTGTDRIELYTEEFATQYDLGNKEAIKPYTNAAILAHDLGLGINAGHDLSLDNIKFFKENIPNLAEVSIGHALIAESLYLGLENVVNMYLHKLK from the coding sequence ATGACAAAGTTAAGTGTTAATATTAATAAAATAGCAACTTTAAGAAATTCTCGTGGCGGAAATGTGCCAAATTTACTAAAAGTAGCAGCAGATATTGAAAGTTTTGGTGGACAAGGGATCACAATTCATCCAAGACCAGACGAAAGACATATTAAATACCAAGATGCTAGAGATTTGGTTTCTGTGGTTAAAACAGAGTATAATATTGAAGGAAATCCGATACAATCTTTTATAGATTTGGTGTTAGAAACAAAACCAACTCAAGTTACACTTGTACCAGATGCAATAGACGCTATTACATCAAATGCTGGTTGGGATACCATAAAACATCAATCTTATTTAAAAGAAGTAATTCAAGAGTTTCAACAAAATGGTATTAGAACTTCTATTTTTATTGATACAGATTTAAAACTGATTGAAGCTGCAGCTAAAACAGGTACTGATAGAATAGAATTATACACAGAAGAATTTGCAACACAATACGATTTAGGAAACAAAGAGGCAATTAAACCTTATACTAACGCAGCGATTTTAGCACATGATTTAGGTTTGGGTATAAATGCGGGTCATGATTTAAGTCTTGATAACATAAAGTTTTTTAAAGAAAATATACCAAACTTAGCAGAAGTTTCAATTGGGCATGCGCTTATAGCAGAAAGTCTATATTTAGGTTTAGAAAATGTTGTAAACATGTATTTACACAAGTTAAAATAG
- a CDS encoding alpha/beta fold hydrolase — MSKEILHATVKGEGFPLLILHGYFGMSDNWKTLGNKFSEDFEVHLIDQRNHGRSFHEDEFNYEVLVEDLHRYILHHNLQEVYLLGHSMGGKTVMQFAVTYPDLVKKLIVVDISPRQYQPHHNAILAGLNSIDFKVEDSRSKVDNKLANLVPDLGVRQFLLKNVYWVEKGKLAFRFNLESLTINNPEVGAALPPFTVFDKETLFLKGEKSNYITEDEEAIIEAHFPSSKIATIKNSGHWLHAENPKQFYSEVCAFLN; from the coding sequence ATGTCTAAAGAAATATTACATGCCACAGTAAAAGGAGAAGGTTTTCCTTTGTTAATTTTACATGGTTATTTTGGTATGTCAGATAATTGGAAAACTCTTGGAAATAAGTTTTCAGAAGATTTTGAGGTGCATTTAATAGACCAAAGAAACCATGGTAGAAGTTTTCATGAAGATGAGTTTAATTACGAAGTTTTAGTTGAAGATTTACATCGATACATTTTACATCATAATCTACAAGAAGTTTATTTGCTAGGGCATTCTATGGGCGGAAAAACAGTAATGCAATTTGCTGTAACTTACCCAGATTTAGTTAAAAAACTAATTGTTGTAGATATTTCACCAAGGCAATACCAACCGCATCATAATGCTATTTTAGCAGGATTAAATTCGATAGATTTTAAAGTAGAAGATTCTAGAAGTAAGGTTGATAACAAGTTGGCAAACTTAGTGCCAGATTTAGGTGTTCGTCAGTTTTTGTTAAAAAACGTCTATTGGGTAGAAAAAGGTAAATTAGCTTTTAGATTTAATTTAGAATCTCTAACAATAAATAATCCAGAAGTTGGTGCAGCATTGCCTCCATTTACTGTATTCGATAAAGAAACTTTGTTTTTAAAAGGAGAAAAATCAAATTATATTACAGAAGATGAAGAGGCTATTATAGAAGCACATTTTCCAAGTTCAAAAATTGCTACAATTAAAAATTCCGGACATTGGTTACATGCAGAAAATCCGAAGCAATTTTACAGCGAAGTTTGTGCATTTTTAAATTAA